In a genomic window of Quercus lobata isolate SW786 chromosome 4, ValleyOak3.0 Primary Assembly, whole genome shotgun sequence:
- the LOC115984293 gene encoding uncharacterized protein LOC115984293 — translation MRATEDVTQSLGVLSQTSNSLVAQSLRDGDPNANNEEREEALFFLESHNFHLDSAVSTFFDIDGAIIEEGIRAVKTIIEERFPEIMEVVEYLELNATPALQNYRRGKSFSASELIKWLKQKLDCFDPKLLPSQGYRRLCDAFRLLLTVLKTLVASLASGKADLDAILRNKFVQEFQRIPYAGLAIRILMWIWDGAKAKFELAAKFLSLMKGLFQQMEEKIRSLFPLSFVMT, via the exons ATGCGAGCGACGGAGGATGTGACACAATCTCTGGGGGTGCTTTCACAGACCAGCAACTCTCTGGTGGCACAATCTCTCCGAGATGGAGACCCCAACGCCAACAACGAAGAGAGGGAAGAAGCGCTCTTCTTCTTAGAGAGCCACAACTTCCACCTCGACTCCGCCGTCTCCACTTTTTTCGACATCGACGGTGCAATAATTGAGGAAGGAATTCGTGCCGTCAA GACAATAATTGAGGAACGATTTCCGGAGATTATGGAGGTTGTTGAATACCTGGAACTTAATGCAACTCCTGCCCTCCAAAA TTATAGGCGTGGGAAATCCTTCTCTGCATCAGAGTTGATCAAATGGCTTAAGCAGAAATTGGATTGTTTTGATCCAAAACTATTGCCATCTCAGGGATACAGAAGGCTTTGTGATGCATTTCGATTGCTGCTAACAGTTCTCAAG ACTCTAGTGGCTTCTCTAGCATCTGGTAAAGCTGATTTGGATGCGATTTTGAGGAACAAGTTTGTTCAAGAGTTTCAAAGGATACCCTATGCAG GCTTGGCTATACGTATATTGATGTGGATTTGGGATGGCGCAAAAGCAAAATTTGAGCTCGCTGCGAAATTTCTGTCTCTAATGAAGGGGCTATTTCAGCAGATGGAGGAAAAAATTAGATCATTATTCCCTCTCTCTTTTGTGATGACCTGA